The following are encoded in a window of Pirellulales bacterium genomic DNA:
- a CDS encoding sugar phosphate isomerase/epimerase, with protein MKYAICNETFLDWPFERAFAFARECGYTGIEIAPFTIAAYATDISAAWRAEVRKQAADAGLEVVGLHWLLAKTEGFYLTSPEAAVQKKTSEYLKQLARLCRDLGGSTMVLGSPQQRNLLPGVTKPQAMKYAADVISAIVPTLAECAVTLALEPLGPAEGDFLLTADEGRQLAGQIGSPQVKLHLDCKAMSSEPTPISEILRANRDLMVHFHANDPNRQGPGFGQLDFVPIFAALQEIDYRGWVSVEVFDYSPGIERLARESIENMRRDAAKAAV; from the coding sequence ATGAAATACGCCATTTGCAACGAGACTTTTTTGGATTGGCCGTTCGAGCGAGCATTCGCGTTTGCCCGCGAATGCGGGTACACGGGAATCGAGATTGCACCGTTTACGATTGCGGCCTACGCGACCGACATATCGGCGGCGTGGCGTGCTGAAGTGCGGAAGCAGGCTGCGGACGCTGGATTGGAGGTGGTGGGGCTGCACTGGCTGTTGGCAAAGACCGAAGGATTTTATCTGACTTCGCCCGAAGCGGCGGTGCAAAAAAAGACTAGTGAATATCTCAAACAGTTGGCGCGACTGTGCCGCGACTTGGGCGGTTCTACAATGGTGCTGGGTTCGCCGCAGCAGCGCAATCTGCTGCCGGGAGTCACGAAACCGCAGGCGATGAAATACGCGGCCGATGTAATTTCGGCAATTGTGCCCACGCTAGCGGAGTGCGCCGTCACGCTGGCGCTGGAGCCGCTCGGCCCGGCGGAAGGGGATTTTCTACTGACAGCCGACGAAGGGCGACAATTGGCCGGTCAGATCGGCTCGCCGCAAGTGAAATTGCATCTCGATTGCAAGGCCATGTCGAGCGAGCCGACGCCGATTTCCGAAATTTTGCGCGCCAATCGCGATCTGATGGTCCATTTCCACGCCAACGATCCCAATCGCCAAGGACCAGGTTTTGGCCAGCTCGATTTCGTGCCGATCTTCGCGGCTCTCCAGGAAATCGATTACCGCGGATGGGTGTCGGTCGAAGTGTTTGACTATTCGCCGGGTATCGAGCGACTGGCTCGCGAAAGCATCGAAAACATGCGCCGCGACGCGGCAAAAGCGGCTGTCTGA